Proteins co-encoded in one Nonomuraea helvata genomic window:
- a CDS encoding N-6 DNA methylase — MARRRRQAGPDARQFDLFTMAPQSTAPLLSTPTPATTTQLPTPSPTPQPALTTAAARQAPPDAHLVDGDRRYRLSRRSAADLAERAAEAWHQRRAGSDIAIPMGIVAGLTLLRKTGTDGTDTARFVLGLDKRALLKFHQRIWGYVWIRHPYLVEIARPIHEWLSVEEDPPAKAIDAVHALTHTMIRNGLLDITGDPDPMMRCEADLLGMVLTQMRSERARLALAEVHTPPDMADLIVRVLFDRGGNLKPGQWIDEPTAGTGGLLRSTALLMRMQGMNPHEFGWSLGEIDPIAAACAAVNAVVWDLGGNVLIHVGDTLATGNGPSRAYEHRKAVEAHYEKVMDSATTAARFIAALRKAKTLMGTVEKSRQHPHRTGPEGHLGAAVQARIVRP; from the coding sequence ATGGCCCGGCGCCGCCGCCAGGCCGGCCCCGATGCGCGCCAGTTCGACCTGTTCACGATGGCGCCGCAGTCGACGGCCCCTCTACTGTCCACGCCCACGCCGGCTACAACCACGCAACTACCCACACCTTCCCCAACCCCGCAGCCCGCGCTCACCACCGCGGCGGCCAGGCAGGCCCCGCCCGACGCCCACCTGGTCGACGGCGACCGCAGGTACAGGCTCTCCCGCCGATCAGCTGCCGACCTCGCCGAGCGTGCCGCCGAGGCATGGCATCAACGGCGCGCTGGCAGCGATATCGCGATCCCGATGGGGATCGTCGCCGGCCTGACCCTGCTGCGGAAGACCGGAACAGACGGCACCGACACGGCCCGCTTCGTCCTCGGCCTCGACAAACGAGCCCTGCTGAAGTTCCACCAACGGATCTGGGGCTACGTGTGGATCCGGCACCCGTACCTGGTGGAGATCGCCAGACCGATCCACGAGTGGCTCAGCGTGGAGGAGGACCCGCCCGCGAAAGCGATCGATGCCGTTCACGCTCTCACCCACACCATGATTCGCAACGGGCTCCTCGACATCACCGGAGACCCCGACCCGATGATGCGCTGCGAAGCCGATCTGTTGGGGATGGTGCTCACCCAGATGCGGTCGGAGAGAGCGCGCCTCGCGCTCGCTGAGGTTCACACCCCGCCCGACATGGCCGATCTGATCGTCCGCGTGCTGTTCGACCGCGGCGGCAACTTGAAGCCAGGTCAGTGGATCGACGAGCCGACCGCCGGCACCGGCGGCCTGCTGCGCTCGACCGCGCTGCTCATGCGCATGCAGGGCATGAACCCTCACGAGTTCGGATGGTCGCTGGGGGAGATCGATCCGATCGCGGCCGCGTGCGCAGCCGTCAACGCGGTCGTGTGGGACCTCGGTGGCAATGTCCTCATCCACGTCGGTGACACCCTGGCCACCGGCAACGGACCGTCGCGGGCCTACGAGCACCGCAAGGCGGTAGAAGCCCACTACGAGAAGGTGATGGACAGCGCCACCACGGCAGCGCGATTCATCGCCGCCCTCCGCAAGGCCAAGACGCTCATGGGCACGGTGGAGAAGTCGCGTCAACACCCTCACCGGACAGGCCCTGAAGGTCATCTTGGAGCGGCCGTGCAGGCGCGCATCGTCCGGCCCTGA
- a CDS encoding AAA family ATPase, with translation MTTTTPHPTAVQPLSDPAALLTSTRLRAIVDELGDRYLERSSVIKALVACMLAGEHSLLLGPPGTAKSELARDLTGRIQDARLWEVQMTKHTDPKQLFGPIDVAALMQGRYEQVWDGRATTANIAFIDEIGKCGPAALNGMLTYLNERLYHPEAGGSPIRCALLSAICASNEVLEGQESAAIYDRLLVRLEVGYLADVSNFATLIRSATAPAVPPAAPTTVLLADVENAVRVHVPRIEVPDPLIDAVCTLRTALHHEGLIASDRRWKKSIRLLQAAAFLDGRRAVTSNDMALLTHVLWDSPAEKTTVEEQVLQLVNPDAKEALDMLNMLDAIEAELNKLAGQSREKLSEWGIREANPKLARSARKLKELLEQSTAAGRSTDTLNEVIARHRAVNSRVMTEALNMQPTGI, from the coding sequence GTGACCACCACGACCCCTCACCCGACAGCGGTTCAGCCGCTCAGCGACCCGGCAGCCCTCCTCACCTCCACCCGGCTCCGGGCCATCGTCGACGAACTCGGCGACCGCTACCTGGAGCGCAGCAGCGTCATTAAGGCTCTCGTCGCCTGCATGCTGGCCGGCGAACACTCCCTGCTGCTCGGCCCGCCCGGTACTGCCAAGAGCGAGCTGGCCCGAGACCTGACCGGCCGGATCCAGGACGCCCGCCTGTGGGAGGTGCAGATGACGAAGCACACCGACCCGAAGCAGTTGTTCGGCCCGATCGACGTGGCCGCGCTCATGCAGGGCCGCTACGAGCAGGTGTGGGACGGGCGCGCCACCACGGCAAACATCGCGTTCATCGACGAGATCGGCAAGTGCGGCCCTGCCGCCCTCAACGGGATGCTGACCTACCTCAACGAGCGTTTGTACCACCCGGAGGCGGGCGGCTCGCCCATCCGCTGCGCGCTGCTGTCTGCGATCTGCGCCAGCAACGAGGTGCTCGAAGGCCAGGAATCTGCCGCGATCTATGATCGGCTGCTGGTCCGTCTCGAAGTCGGCTACCTCGCCGACGTGAGCAACTTCGCCACGCTGATCCGCTCAGCGACCGCCCCGGCCGTACCGCCGGCAGCGCCGACCACGGTGTTACTGGCCGATGTGGAGAACGCCGTGCGCGTCCACGTGCCCCGCATCGAGGTGCCCGACCCGCTGATCGACGCCGTGTGCACGCTGCGGACGGCGCTGCACCACGAAGGGCTGATCGCCTCAGACCGGCGCTGGAAGAAGTCCATCCGGCTGCTGCAAGCCGCCGCCTTCCTGGACGGCCGCCGCGCGGTCACCTCGAACGACATGGCGCTCCTGACACACGTCCTGTGGGACAGCCCCGCCGAGAAGACCACCGTCGAAGAGCAGGTCCTCCAGCTGGTCAATCCGGACGCCAAGGAGGCCCTGGACATGCTCAACATGCTCGACGCGATCGAAGCCGAGCTCAACAAGCTGGCCGGGCAGTCCCGCGAAAAGCTGTCCGAATGGGGGATCAGGGAGGCCAACCCCAAGCTCGCCAGGTCCGCCAGGAAGCTGAAGGAACTGCTCGAGCAGTCGACCGCGGCCGGCCGGTCGACCGACACGCTGAACGAGGTCATCGCCCGCCACCGCGCCGTGAACAGTCGCGTGATGACCGAAGCGCTCAACATGCAGCCCACCGGCATCTGA
- a CDS encoding VWA domain-containing protein: protein MAAENAKNTKKAKKPLAALKDLAARAGRWLGLAATPAPAKHTKVVDSDRWDERTWTDIYNQARALRDMADDLADRHDYTTDLLRDVWTGAYKAVPQLHELADMDPSRAVNHQVVSSLVESPGFRELRRDTVGDPYAAAMAVLAQGSALRSMLEETREAQQAAKAAQEAQEQAAQAAQQVQAAMEAAAAAADPDGSVPGAAEAQVAEAVAAAEAADQAAAQADAAAQLALAQAGPAIRTAARAAAEEAAGKVREEAELMAAWGVEPERLQRMSFAARADLARRLTGNRLAAYAQLIGRFRAMAGGERARRVEHTTGELVGVTVGDDLSRLVPSELAALAVPTLRADFAVRLAEGRLMVYESRDEEETGQGAIIALVDCSGSMSRRIDGSRPLEPSEVTREAWAKALSLALLDQARASGRDFVGILFSSEDQQQAFHFPKGRADLVDVLEFAEHFFAGWTDFQVPLGQAADVLSDQYNADGSRRGDIVLVTDGDARVTDEWLEQWRQRKHLLGFRVFGVSIAQRPTKVLEELCDNLREISDLLDLDATRDMFRVI from the coding sequence GTGGCCGCGGAGAACGCGAAGAACACGAAGAAGGCGAAGAAGCCGCTGGCGGCACTGAAGGACCTCGCGGCCAGAGCCGGGCGCTGGCTCGGCCTGGCCGCGACTCCCGCACCCGCCAAGCACACCAAGGTCGTCGACTCCGACCGGTGGGACGAGAGGACCTGGACCGACATCTACAACCAGGCTCGCGCCCTCCGCGACATGGCCGACGACCTGGCCGACCGGCACGACTACACGACTGACCTGCTCCGCGACGTGTGGACCGGCGCCTACAAGGCGGTGCCGCAGCTGCACGAGCTTGCCGACATGGACCCGTCCCGGGCGGTGAACCACCAGGTTGTGTCCTCGCTGGTGGAATCGCCCGGGTTCCGCGAGCTGCGCCGCGACACCGTCGGCGACCCCTACGCCGCAGCGATGGCGGTGCTGGCGCAGGGCAGCGCACTGCGCAGCATGCTCGAAGAGACCCGCGAGGCGCAGCAGGCAGCGAAGGCAGCGCAGGAGGCGCAGGAGCAGGCCGCGCAGGCGGCACAGCAGGTGCAGGCGGCGATGGAAGCGGCAGCAGCCGCAGCCGACCCGGATGGCAGCGTCCCGGGCGCCGCCGAAGCCCAGGTAGCGGAAGCCGTCGCAGCGGCTGAAGCCGCCGACCAGGCCGCAGCCCAGGCCGACGCAGCCGCCCAGCTGGCGCTCGCCCAGGCCGGGCCGGCCATCCGCACGGCCGCCCGGGCCGCCGCCGAGGAGGCGGCCGGGAAGGTGCGCGAGGAAGCCGAGCTGATGGCCGCGTGGGGTGTCGAACCCGAGCGGCTCCAGCGGATGAGCTTCGCCGCACGCGCCGACCTGGCCCGCCGCCTCACCGGGAACCGGCTGGCCGCGTACGCGCAGCTGATCGGCCGGTTCCGGGCGATGGCCGGCGGAGAACGAGCCCGCCGCGTCGAGCACACCACCGGCGAACTCGTCGGCGTCACGGTCGGCGACGACCTGTCGCGGCTCGTGCCGTCCGAGCTGGCCGCGCTCGCTGTGCCCACGCTGCGCGCAGACTTCGCCGTACGCCTCGCCGAAGGCAGGCTGATGGTGTACGAGTCGCGCGACGAAGAGGAGACCGGGCAGGGCGCCATCATCGCCCTGGTCGACTGCTCCGGCTCCATGAGCCGCAGAATCGACGGCTCCAGACCTCTCGAACCCAGCGAGGTAACCCGAGAGGCGTGGGCGAAAGCTCTGTCGCTCGCCCTGCTGGACCAGGCCCGCGCCTCCGGCCGTGACTTCGTCGGCATCCTGTTCTCCAGCGAGGACCAGCAGCAGGCGTTCCACTTCCCGAAGGGCCGCGCCGACTTGGTCGACGTGCTGGAGTTCGCCGAGCACTTCTTCGCCGGCTGGACCGACTTCCAGGTGCCACTCGGCCAGGCGGCCGACGTCCTGTCCGACCAGTACAACGCCGACGGCAGCCGCCGCGGCGACATCGTCCTCGTAACCGACGGCGACGCCCGTGTGACCGACGAGTGGCTGGAGCAGTGGCGGCAGCGCAAGCACCTGCTCGGTTTCAGGGTGTTCGGCGTGTCCATCGCCCAGCGCCCCACCAAGGTCCTGGAGGAGCTGTGCGACAACCTGCGCGAGATCAGCGACCTGCTCGACCTCGACGCCACCCGCGACATGTTCCGCGTCATCTAG
- a CDS encoding DUF6744 family protein, producing MTSQDPTPTPATPAHPVGHGGTMEALAGYAAAMEQGETPIIGYLVLYSVFESEVTRDDLHRWFLALGLDDTFLPPPIREHDAFERVTGQAGVRASYRLDKDAARHRVPGQKAPDQKVTEATLMIRHVSRDNLKVVRHMVREVRDESRTRLEYAPRMAELTFWRDPLGSGQPGRGVLQVTPDEAEIAKLSSDEQERVRETLGKVEKTYQRYCRYYSSDRLRTLVRTYVEALNAVMVRSGGGVYFVHSTYADRLVALRGLVKHFGEGSQLARVPLPDQEEMREMVVAALTTEAREDLEKLALDISKARADGVSDAQVQTLYKRFRALQDSAAEHAKLLSTSLDDTQAALQLVHAQVASLLANAG from the coding sequence ATGACCAGCCAGGACCCCACCCCCACTCCTGCGACCCCCGCGCACCCCGTCGGACATGGCGGCACAATGGAAGCCCTCGCCGGATACGCAGCCGCCATGGAACAGGGCGAAACGCCGATCATCGGCTACCTGGTCCTGTACTCGGTCTTTGAGTCGGAGGTTACCCGCGACGACCTCCACCGATGGTTCTTAGCGCTCGGGTTGGATGACACGTTCCTACCGCCCCCGATCCGCGAGCATGACGCGTTCGAGCGGGTCACCGGCCAGGCCGGCGTGCGGGCCTCCTACCGGCTCGACAAGGACGCGGCCCGGCACCGCGTGCCCGGGCAGAAGGCGCCGGATCAGAAGGTCACCGAGGCCACGCTGATGATCCGCCACGTGTCCCGCGACAACCTGAAGGTCGTGCGGCACATGGTCCGAGAGGTCCGCGATGAGAGCCGGACGCGCCTGGAGTACGCCCCCCGGATGGCGGAGCTCACATTCTGGCGTGACCCACTGGGAAGTGGCCAGCCGGGCCGAGGCGTCCTGCAGGTGACCCCAGACGAGGCCGAGATCGCCAAGCTGTCGTCCGACGAGCAGGAGCGGGTGCGGGAGACCTTGGGAAAGGTGGAGAAGACCTATCAGCGATACTGCCGCTACTACAGCAGCGATCGGCTGCGCACGCTCGTCCGCACCTACGTTGAAGCGCTGAACGCCGTCATGGTCCGCAGCGGCGGGGGCGTGTATTTCGTGCACAGCACGTACGCCGACCGGCTGGTGGCGCTGCGCGGCCTGGTGAAGCACTTCGGCGAGGGCAGCCAGCTGGCGCGCGTCCCGCTCCCCGACCAGGAGGAGATGCGCGAGATGGTGGTCGCCGCGCTCACCACGGAGGCGCGCGAGGACCTGGAGAAGCTCGCGCTCGACATCAGCAAGGCCCGAGCCGACGGCGTGTCCGATGCGCAGGTGCAGACCCTGTACAAGCGGTTCCGCGCCCTGCAGGACTCCGCAGCCGAGCACGCCAAACTGCTGTCCACCAGCCTGGACGACACACAGGCCGCCCTGCAGCTCGTCCACGCGCAGGTCGCCAGCCTGCTCGCCAACGCCGGGTGA